A window of the Electrophorus electricus isolate fEleEle1 chromosome 11, fEleEle1.pri, whole genome shotgun sequence genome harbors these coding sequences:
- the actn1 gene encoding alpha-actinin-1 isoform X3 — MEHHHLYDGGENDYMQQEDDWDRDLLLDPAWEKQQRKTFTAWCNSHLRKAGTQIENIEEDFRDGLKLMLLLEVISGERLAKPERGKMRVHKISNVNKALNFIASKGVKLVSIGAEEIVDGNAKMTLGMIWTIILRFAIQDISVEETSAKEGLLLWCQRKTAPYKNVNIQNFHISWKDGLGFCALIHRHRPELIDYGKLRKDDPMTNLNTAFDVAEKYLDIPKMLDAEDIVGTARPDEKAIMTYVSSFYHAFSGAQKAETAANRICKVLAVNQENEQLMEDYERLASDLLEWIRRTIPWLENRVPESTMHAMQQKLEDFRGYRRQHKPPKVQEKCQLEINFNTLQTKLRLSNRPAFMPSEGRMVSDISNAWGALEGAEKGYEEWLLNEIRRLERLDHLAEKFRQKAAIHEAWTEGKEGMLTKKDYEVASLSDIKALLKKHEAFESDLAAHQDRVEQIAAIAQELNELEYYDSPSVNARCQKICDQWDSLGAMTQKRSEALQKTEKLLETIDQLYLEFAKRAAPFNNWMEGAMEDLQDTFIVHTIEEIQGLSTAHEQFKATLPEADKERQAILGIHNEIAKIVQTYHVNMAGTNPYTTINPQEINAKWDKVRQLVPQRDQALIEEHARQQNNERLRRQFASQANIIGPWIQTKMEEIGRISIEMHGTLEDQLTHLRQYEKSIVNYKPKIDQLEGDHQQIQEALIFDNKHTNYTMEHIRVGWEQLLTTIARTINEIENQILTRDAKGISQEQLSEFRASFNHFDRDHSGTLGAEEFKACLISLGFDIANDAQGEAEFARIMSIVDPNRLGVVTFQAFIDFMSRETADTDTADQVMASFKVLAGDKNYILAEELRRELPPDQAEYCIARMAPYTGPDAVPGALDYMSFSTALYGESDL; from the exons ACGTTCACAGCATGGTGTAACTCGCACCTTCGCAAGGCCGGCACGCAGATCGAGAACATCGAGGAGGACTTCCGGGACGGACTCAAACTCATGCTGCTCCTAGAGGTCATCTCAG gaGAGCGTCTGGCTAAACCAGAAAGAGGGAAGATGAGGGTGCATAAAATATCGAATGTGAATAAAGCTTTAAACTTTATTGCCAGCAAAGGTGTCAAACTAGTCTCTATTGGAGCAGAGG AGATTGTGGATGGAAATGCTAAGATGACTTTGGGAATGATCTGGACCATCATCCTCCGCTTTGCCATCCAAGACATCTCAGTGGAAG AGACCTCGGCTAAAGAGGGTCTTCTGCTGTGGTGTCAGAGGAAGACGGCACCCTACAAGAATGTCAACATTCAGAACTTCCACATCag ctggaAGGATGGTTTGGGATTCTGCGCCCTCATTCACAGACATCGCCCAGAACTCATTGACTATGGCAAATTGCGCAAG GATGACCCCATGACCAACTTGAACACAGCTTTTGATGTGGCGGAGAAATACCTGGACATCCCTAAGATGCTGGATGCAGAGG ACATCGTTGGTACAGCCCGTCCGGATGAGAAGGCCATCATGACCTACGTTTCTAGCTTCTACCATGCCTTCTCTGGGGCACAGAAG GCGGAGACGGCAGCCAACCGGATCTGCAAAGTGCTGGCTGTCAATCAAGAGAATGAACAGCTGATGGAGGACTATGAGAGGCTGGCCAGTGAT CTGCTGGAATGGATCAGGAGGACCATCCCCTGGCTGGAGAACCGTGTGCCCGAGAGCACCATGCACGCCATgcagcagaagctggaggactTCCGCGGCTACCGCCGGCAGCACAAGCCACCCAAGGTGCAGGAGAAGTGCCAACTGGAGATCAACTTCAACACGCTGCAGACCAAACTGAGGCTCAGCAACAGGCCCGCCTTCATGCCCTCCGAGGGACGCATGGTGTCG GACATCTCTAACGCGTGGGGGGCCTTGGAGGGAGCAGAGAAGGGCTATGAAGAATGGCTACTGAATGAAATCCGTCGTCTGGAAAGACTCGACCACCTTGCTGAGAAATTCCGCCAGAAAGCAGCTATTCACGAGGCCTGGACAGAAG GCAAGGAGGGCATGCTGACGAAGAAGGACTATGAGGTAGCGTCGCTGTCGGACATCAAAGCCCTGCTGAAGAAGCACGAGGCCTTCGAGAGTGACCTGGCCGCCCACCAGGACCGCGTGGAGCAGATCGCCGCTATTGCTCAGGAGCTCAA TGAGTTGGAATATTATGACTCCCCGAGTGTGAATGCACGCTGTCAGAAGATCTGTGATCAGTGGGACAGTCTCGGAGCTATGACCCAGAAACGCAGTGAGGCCttacag AAGACTGAGAAGCTGCTGGAAACCATTGACCAGCTGTATCTGGAGTTCGCCAAAAGGGCGGCACCCTTCAACAACTGGATGGAGGGAGCCATGGAAGACCTGCAGGACACCTTCATCGTCCACACCATAGAGGAGATCCAG ggccTTAGCACCGCCCATGAGCAGTTCAAAGCCACGCTCCCCGAAGCCGATAAAGAACGGCAGGCCATTCTGGGCATCCATAATGAAATTGCCAAAATCGTGCAGACGTACCATGTCAACATGGCAGGCACCAACCCCTACACCACTATCAACCCGCAGGAGATCAACGCCAAGTGGGACAAG GTTCGGCAGCTGGTGCCTCAGCGAGACCAGGCTTTGATTGAGGAGCATGCCCGCCAACAAAACAACGAACGCCTGCGCAGACAGTTCGCCAGCCAGGCCAACATAATCGGGCCCTGGATCCAGACAAAGATGGAA gagATTGGCCGTATCTCCATAGAGATGCATGGTACTCTGGAGGACCAGCTGACGCACCTGCGTCAGTATGAGAAGAGCATTGTGAACTACAAACCAAAGATTGACCAGCTGGAGGGAGACCACCAGCAAATCCAGGAAGCCCTTATTTTtgacaacaaacacaccaactACACCATGgag CATATCCGTGTGGGCTGGGAGCAGTTGCTCACCACCATTGCCCGCACAATCAACGAGATCGAGAACCAGATCCTGACGCGCGACGCCAAAGGCATCAGCCAGGAGCAGCTGAGTGAGTTCAGGGCTTCCTTCAACCACTTCGACCGG GACCACTCAGGCACTCTGGGCGCTGAGGAATTCAAAGCGTGCCTCATCAGTCTGGGTTTCGATATCGCCAATGAtgctcag GGAGAAGCGGAGTTTGCTCGCATTATGAGTATCGTGGACCCAAACAGACTGGGAGTTGTGACATTCCAGGCCTTCATCGACTTCATGTCTCGTGAGACAGCTGATACAGACACAGCCGACCAGGTCATGGCCTCCTTCAAAGTGCTTGCTGGGGACAAG AATTACATCCTGGCGGAGGAGCTGAGACGTGAACTTCCTCCAGACCAGGCAGAGTACTGCATCGCCCGCATGGCCCCCTACACGGGACCCGACGCCGTGCCCGGAGCCCTCGACTACATGTCCTTCTCCACAGCCCTGTACGGAGAGAGCGACCTCTGA
- the actn1 gene encoding alpha-actinin-1 isoform X5: protein MEHHHLYDGGENDYMQQEDDWDRDLLLDPAWEKQQRKTFTAWCNSHLRKAGTQIENIEEDFRDGLKLMLLLEVISGERLAKPERGKMRVHKISNVNKALNFIASKGVKLVSIGAEEIVDGNAKMTLGMIWTIILRFAIQDISVEETSAKEGLLLWCQRKTAPYKNVNIQNFHISWKDGLGFCALIHRHRPELIDYGKLRKDDPMTNLNTAFDVAEKYLDIPKMLDAEDIVGTARPDEKAIMTYVSSFYHAFSGAQKAETAANRICKVLAVNQENEQLMEDYERLASDLLEWIRRTIPWLENRVPESTMHAMQQKLEDFRGYRRQHKPPKVQEKCQLEINFNTLQTKLRLSNRPAFMPSEGRMVSDISNAWGALEGAEKGYEEWLLNEIRRLERLDHLAEKFRQKAAIHEAWTEGKEGMLTKKDYEVASLSDIKALLKKHEAFESDLAAHQDRVEQIAAIAQELNELEYYDSPSVNARCQKICDQWDSLGAMTQKRSEALQKTEKLLETIDQLYLEFAKRAAPFNNWMEGAMEDLQDTFIVHTIEEIQGLSTAHEQFKATLPEADKERQAILGIHNEIAKIVQTYHVNMAGTNPYTTINPQEINAKWDKVRQLVPQRDQALIEEHARQQNNERLRRQFASQANIIGPWIQTKMEEIGRISIEMHGTLEDQLTHLRQYEKSIVNYKPKIDQLEGDHQQIQEALIFDNKHTNYTMEHIRVGWEQLLTTIARTINEIENQILTRDAKGISQEQLSEFRASFNHFDRKRTGMMDGEDFRTCLISMGYNMGEAEFARIMSIVDPNRLGVVTFQAFIDFMSRETADTDTADQVMASFKVLAGDKNYILAEELRRELPPDQAEYCIARMAPYTGPDAVPGALDYMSFSTALYGESDL, encoded by the exons ACGTTCACAGCATGGTGTAACTCGCACCTTCGCAAGGCCGGCACGCAGATCGAGAACATCGAGGAGGACTTCCGGGACGGACTCAAACTCATGCTGCTCCTAGAGGTCATCTCAG gaGAGCGTCTGGCTAAACCAGAAAGAGGGAAGATGAGGGTGCATAAAATATCGAATGTGAATAAAGCTTTAAACTTTATTGCCAGCAAAGGTGTCAAACTAGTCTCTATTGGAGCAGAGG AGATTGTGGATGGAAATGCTAAGATGACTTTGGGAATGATCTGGACCATCATCCTCCGCTTTGCCATCCAAGACATCTCAGTGGAAG AGACCTCGGCTAAAGAGGGTCTTCTGCTGTGGTGTCAGAGGAAGACGGCACCCTACAAGAATGTCAACATTCAGAACTTCCACATCag ctggaAGGATGGTTTGGGATTCTGCGCCCTCATTCACAGACATCGCCCAGAACTCATTGACTATGGCAAATTGCGCAAG GATGACCCCATGACCAACTTGAACACAGCTTTTGATGTGGCGGAGAAATACCTGGACATCCCTAAGATGCTGGATGCAGAGG ACATCGTTGGTACAGCCCGTCCGGATGAGAAGGCCATCATGACCTACGTTTCTAGCTTCTACCATGCCTTCTCTGGGGCACAGAAG GCGGAGACGGCAGCCAACCGGATCTGCAAAGTGCTGGCTGTCAATCAAGAGAATGAACAGCTGATGGAGGACTATGAGAGGCTGGCCAGTGAT CTGCTGGAATGGATCAGGAGGACCATCCCCTGGCTGGAGAACCGTGTGCCCGAGAGCACCATGCACGCCATgcagcagaagctggaggactTCCGCGGCTACCGCCGGCAGCACAAGCCACCCAAGGTGCAGGAGAAGTGCCAACTGGAGATCAACTTCAACACGCTGCAGACCAAACTGAGGCTCAGCAACAGGCCCGCCTTCATGCCCTCCGAGGGACGCATGGTGTCG GACATCTCTAACGCGTGGGGGGCCTTGGAGGGAGCAGAGAAGGGCTATGAAGAATGGCTACTGAATGAAATCCGTCGTCTGGAAAGACTCGACCACCTTGCTGAGAAATTCCGCCAGAAAGCAGCTATTCACGAGGCCTGGACAGAAG GCAAGGAGGGCATGCTGACGAAGAAGGACTATGAGGTAGCGTCGCTGTCGGACATCAAAGCCCTGCTGAAGAAGCACGAGGCCTTCGAGAGTGACCTGGCCGCCCACCAGGACCGCGTGGAGCAGATCGCCGCTATTGCTCAGGAGCTCAA TGAGTTGGAATATTATGACTCCCCGAGTGTGAATGCACGCTGTCAGAAGATCTGTGATCAGTGGGACAGTCTCGGAGCTATGACCCAGAAACGCAGTGAGGCCttacag AAGACTGAGAAGCTGCTGGAAACCATTGACCAGCTGTATCTGGAGTTCGCCAAAAGGGCGGCACCCTTCAACAACTGGATGGAGGGAGCCATGGAAGACCTGCAGGACACCTTCATCGTCCACACCATAGAGGAGATCCAG ggccTTAGCACCGCCCATGAGCAGTTCAAAGCCACGCTCCCCGAAGCCGATAAAGAACGGCAGGCCATTCTGGGCATCCATAATGAAATTGCCAAAATCGTGCAGACGTACCATGTCAACATGGCAGGCACCAACCCCTACACCACTATCAACCCGCAGGAGATCAACGCCAAGTGGGACAAG GTTCGGCAGCTGGTGCCTCAGCGAGACCAGGCTTTGATTGAGGAGCATGCCCGCCAACAAAACAACGAACGCCTGCGCAGACAGTTCGCCAGCCAGGCCAACATAATCGGGCCCTGGATCCAGACAAAGATGGAA gagATTGGCCGTATCTCCATAGAGATGCATGGTACTCTGGAGGACCAGCTGACGCACCTGCGTCAGTATGAGAAGAGCATTGTGAACTACAAACCAAAGATTGACCAGCTGGAGGGAGACCACCAGCAAATCCAGGAAGCCCTTATTTTtgacaacaaacacaccaactACACCATGgag CATATCCGTGTGGGCTGGGAGCAGTTGCTCACCACCATTGCCCGCACAATCAACGAGATCGAGAACCAGATCCTGACGCGCGACGCCAAAGGCATCAGCCAGGAGCAGCTGAGTGAGTTCAGGGCTTCCTTCAACCACTTCGACCGG AAGAGAACAGGCATGATGGATGGCGAGGATTTCCGCACCTGCCTGATCTCCATGGGTTATAATATG GGAGAAGCGGAGTTTGCTCGCATTATGAGTATCGTGGACCCAAACAGACTGGGAGTTGTGACATTCCAGGCCTTCATCGACTTCATGTCTCGTGAGACAGCTGATACAGACACAGCCGACCAGGTCATGGCCTCCTTCAAAGTGCTTGCTGGGGACAAG AATTACATCCTGGCGGAGGAGCTGAGACGTGAACTTCCTCCAGACCAGGCAGAGTACTGCATCGCCCGCATGGCCCCCTACACGGGACCCGACGCCGTGCCCGGAGCCCTCGACTACATGTCCTTCTCCACAGCCCTGTACGGAGAGAGCGACCTCTGA
- the actn1 gene encoding alpha-actinin-1 isoform X2, whose translation MEHHHLYDGGENDYMQQEDDWDRDLLLDPAWEKQQRKTFTAWCNSHLRKAGTQIENIEEDFRDGLKLMLLLEVISGERLAKPERGKMRVHKISNVNKALNFIASKGVKLVSIGAEEIVDGNAKMTLGMIWTIILRFAIQDISVEETSAKEGLLLWCQRKTAPYKNVNIQNFHISWKDGLGFCALIHRHRPELIDYGKLRKDDPMTNLNTAFDVAEKYLDIPKMLDAEDIVSTLRPDEKAIMTYVSCYYHAFSGKQKAETAANRICKVLAVNQENEQLMEDYERLASDLLEWIRRTIPWLENRVPESTMHAMQQKLEDFRGYRRQHKPPKVQEKCQLEINFNTLQTKLRLSNRPAFMPSEGRMVSDISNAWGALEGAEKGYEEWLLNEIRRLERLDHLAEKFRQKAAIHEAWTEGKEGMLTKKDYEVASLSDIKALLKKHEAFESDLAAHQDRVEQIAAIAQELNELEYYDSPSVNARCQKICDQWDSLGAMTQKRSEALQKTEKLLETIDQLYLEFAKRAAPFNNWMEGAMEDLQDTFIVHTIEEIQGLSTAHEQFKATLPEADKERQAILGIHNEIAKIVQTYHVNMAGTNPYTTINPQEINAKWDKVRQLVPQRDQALIEEHARQQNNERLRRQFASQANIIGPWIQTKMEEIGRISIEMHGTLEDQLTHLRQYEKSIVNYKPKIDQLEGDHQQIQEALIFDNKHTNYTMEHIRVGWEQLLTTIARTINEIENQILTRDAKGISQEQLSEFRASFNHFDRDHSGTLGAEEFKACLISLGFDIANDAQKRTGMMDGEDFRTCLISMGYNMGEAEFARIMSIVDPNRLGVVTFQAFIDFMSRETADTDTADQVMASFKVLAGDKNYILAEELRRELPPDQAEYCIARMAPYTGPDAVPGALDYMSFSTALYGESDL comes from the exons ACGTTCACAGCATGGTGTAACTCGCACCTTCGCAAGGCCGGCACGCAGATCGAGAACATCGAGGAGGACTTCCGGGACGGACTCAAACTCATGCTGCTCCTAGAGGTCATCTCAG gaGAGCGTCTGGCTAAACCAGAAAGAGGGAAGATGAGGGTGCATAAAATATCGAATGTGAATAAAGCTTTAAACTTTATTGCCAGCAAAGGTGTCAAACTAGTCTCTATTGGAGCAGAGG AGATTGTGGATGGAAATGCTAAGATGACTTTGGGAATGATCTGGACCATCATCCTCCGCTTTGCCATCCAAGACATCTCAGTGGAAG AGACCTCGGCTAAAGAGGGTCTTCTGCTGTGGTGTCAGAGGAAGACGGCACCCTACAAGAATGTCAACATTCAGAACTTCCACATCag ctggaAGGATGGTTTGGGATTCTGCGCCCTCATTCACAGACATCGCCCAGAACTCATTGACTATGGCAAATTGCGCAAG GATGACCCCATGACCAACTTGAACACAGCTTTTGATGTGGCGGAGAAATACCTGGACATCCCTAAGATGCTGGATGCAGAGG ACATTGTTAGCACTCTTCGTCCCGATGAGAAGGCCATCATGACCTATGTGTCATGCTACTACCACGCCTTCTCGGGAAAACAGAAG GCGGAGACGGCAGCCAACCGGATCTGCAAAGTGCTGGCTGTCAATCAAGAGAATGAACAGCTGATGGAGGACTATGAGAGGCTGGCCAGTGAT CTGCTGGAATGGATCAGGAGGACCATCCCCTGGCTGGAGAACCGTGTGCCCGAGAGCACCATGCACGCCATgcagcagaagctggaggactTCCGCGGCTACCGCCGGCAGCACAAGCCACCCAAGGTGCAGGAGAAGTGCCAACTGGAGATCAACTTCAACACGCTGCAGACCAAACTGAGGCTCAGCAACAGGCCCGCCTTCATGCCCTCCGAGGGACGCATGGTGTCG GACATCTCTAACGCGTGGGGGGCCTTGGAGGGAGCAGAGAAGGGCTATGAAGAATGGCTACTGAATGAAATCCGTCGTCTGGAAAGACTCGACCACCTTGCTGAGAAATTCCGCCAGAAAGCAGCTATTCACGAGGCCTGGACAGAAG GCAAGGAGGGCATGCTGACGAAGAAGGACTATGAGGTAGCGTCGCTGTCGGACATCAAAGCCCTGCTGAAGAAGCACGAGGCCTTCGAGAGTGACCTGGCCGCCCACCAGGACCGCGTGGAGCAGATCGCCGCTATTGCTCAGGAGCTCAA TGAGTTGGAATATTATGACTCCCCGAGTGTGAATGCACGCTGTCAGAAGATCTGTGATCAGTGGGACAGTCTCGGAGCTATGACCCAGAAACGCAGTGAGGCCttacag AAGACTGAGAAGCTGCTGGAAACCATTGACCAGCTGTATCTGGAGTTCGCCAAAAGGGCGGCACCCTTCAACAACTGGATGGAGGGAGCCATGGAAGACCTGCAGGACACCTTCATCGTCCACACCATAGAGGAGATCCAG ggccTTAGCACCGCCCATGAGCAGTTCAAAGCCACGCTCCCCGAAGCCGATAAAGAACGGCAGGCCATTCTGGGCATCCATAATGAAATTGCCAAAATCGTGCAGACGTACCATGTCAACATGGCAGGCACCAACCCCTACACCACTATCAACCCGCAGGAGATCAACGCCAAGTGGGACAAG GTTCGGCAGCTGGTGCCTCAGCGAGACCAGGCTTTGATTGAGGAGCATGCCCGCCAACAAAACAACGAACGCCTGCGCAGACAGTTCGCCAGCCAGGCCAACATAATCGGGCCCTGGATCCAGACAAAGATGGAA gagATTGGCCGTATCTCCATAGAGATGCATGGTACTCTGGAGGACCAGCTGACGCACCTGCGTCAGTATGAGAAGAGCATTGTGAACTACAAACCAAAGATTGACCAGCTGGAGGGAGACCACCAGCAAATCCAGGAAGCCCTTATTTTtgacaacaaacacaccaactACACCATGgag CATATCCGTGTGGGCTGGGAGCAGTTGCTCACCACCATTGCCCGCACAATCAACGAGATCGAGAACCAGATCCTGACGCGCGACGCCAAAGGCATCAGCCAGGAGCAGCTGAGTGAGTTCAGGGCTTCCTTCAACCACTTCGACCGG GACCACTCAGGCACTCTGGGCGCTGAGGAATTCAAAGCGTGCCTCATCAGTCTGGGTTTCGATATCGCCAATGAtgctcag AAGAGAACAGGCATGATGGATGGCGAGGATTTCCGCACCTGCCTGATCTCCATGGGTTATAATATG GGAGAAGCGGAGTTTGCTCGCATTATGAGTATCGTGGACCCAAACAGACTGGGAGTTGTGACATTCCAGGCCTTCATCGACTTCATGTCTCGTGAGACAGCTGATACAGACACAGCCGACCAGGTCATGGCCTCCTTCAAAGTGCTTGCTGGGGACAAG AATTACATCCTGGCGGAGGAGCTGAGACGTGAACTTCCTCCAGACCAGGCAGAGTACTGCATCGCCCGCATGGCCCCCTACACGGGACCCGACGCCGTGCCCGGAGCCCTCGACTACATGTCCTTCTCCACAGCCCTGTACGGAGAGAGCGACCTCTGA
- the actn1 gene encoding alpha-actinin-1 isoform X4, which yields MEHHHLYDGGENDYMQQEDDWDRDLLLDPAWEKQQRKTFTAWCNSHLRKAGTQIENIEEDFRDGLKLMLLLEVISGERLAKPERGKMRVHKISNVNKALNFIASKGVKLVSIGAEEIVDGNAKMTLGMIWTIILRFAIQDISVEETSAKEGLLLWCQRKTAPYKNVNIQNFHISWKDGLGFCALIHRHRPELIDYGKLRKDDPMTNLNTAFDVAEKYLDIPKMLDAEDIVSTLRPDEKAIMTYVSCYYHAFSGKQKAETAANRICKVLAVNQENEQLMEDYERLASDLLEWIRRTIPWLENRVPESTMHAMQQKLEDFRGYRRQHKPPKVQEKCQLEINFNTLQTKLRLSNRPAFMPSEGRMVSDISNAWGALEGAEKGYEEWLLNEIRRLERLDHLAEKFRQKAAIHEAWTEGKEGMLTKKDYEVASLSDIKALLKKHEAFESDLAAHQDRVEQIAAIAQELNELEYYDSPSVNARCQKICDQWDSLGAMTQKRSEALQKTEKLLETIDQLYLEFAKRAAPFNNWMEGAMEDLQDTFIVHTIEEIQGLSTAHEQFKATLPEADKERQAILGIHNEIAKIVQTYHVNMAGTNPYTTINPQEINAKWDKVRQLVPQRDQALIEEHARQQNNERLRRQFASQANIIGPWIQTKMEEIGRISIEMHGTLEDQLTHLRQYEKSIVNYKPKIDQLEGDHQQIQEALIFDNKHTNYTMEHIRVGWEQLLTTIARTINEIENQILTRDAKGISQEQLSEFRASFNHFDRDHSGTLGAEEFKACLISLGFDIANDAQGEAEFARIMSIVDPNRLGVVTFQAFIDFMSRETADTDTADQVMASFKVLAGDKNYILAEELRRELPPDQAEYCIARMAPYTGPDAVPGALDYMSFSTALYGESDL from the exons ACGTTCACAGCATGGTGTAACTCGCACCTTCGCAAGGCCGGCACGCAGATCGAGAACATCGAGGAGGACTTCCGGGACGGACTCAAACTCATGCTGCTCCTAGAGGTCATCTCAG gaGAGCGTCTGGCTAAACCAGAAAGAGGGAAGATGAGGGTGCATAAAATATCGAATGTGAATAAAGCTTTAAACTTTATTGCCAGCAAAGGTGTCAAACTAGTCTCTATTGGAGCAGAGG AGATTGTGGATGGAAATGCTAAGATGACTTTGGGAATGATCTGGACCATCATCCTCCGCTTTGCCATCCAAGACATCTCAGTGGAAG AGACCTCGGCTAAAGAGGGTCTTCTGCTGTGGTGTCAGAGGAAGACGGCACCCTACAAGAATGTCAACATTCAGAACTTCCACATCag ctggaAGGATGGTTTGGGATTCTGCGCCCTCATTCACAGACATCGCCCAGAACTCATTGACTATGGCAAATTGCGCAAG GATGACCCCATGACCAACTTGAACACAGCTTTTGATGTGGCGGAGAAATACCTGGACATCCCTAAGATGCTGGATGCAGAGG ACATTGTTAGCACTCTTCGTCCCGATGAGAAGGCCATCATGACCTATGTGTCATGCTACTACCACGCCTTCTCGGGAAAACAGAAG GCGGAGACGGCAGCCAACCGGATCTGCAAAGTGCTGGCTGTCAATCAAGAGAATGAACAGCTGATGGAGGACTATGAGAGGCTGGCCAGTGAT CTGCTGGAATGGATCAGGAGGACCATCCCCTGGCTGGAGAACCGTGTGCCCGAGAGCACCATGCACGCCATgcagcagaagctggaggactTCCGCGGCTACCGCCGGCAGCACAAGCCACCCAAGGTGCAGGAGAAGTGCCAACTGGAGATCAACTTCAACACGCTGCAGACCAAACTGAGGCTCAGCAACAGGCCCGCCTTCATGCCCTCCGAGGGACGCATGGTGTCG GACATCTCTAACGCGTGGGGGGCCTTGGAGGGAGCAGAGAAGGGCTATGAAGAATGGCTACTGAATGAAATCCGTCGTCTGGAAAGACTCGACCACCTTGCTGAGAAATTCCGCCAGAAAGCAGCTATTCACGAGGCCTGGACAGAAG GCAAGGAGGGCATGCTGACGAAGAAGGACTATGAGGTAGCGTCGCTGTCGGACATCAAAGCCCTGCTGAAGAAGCACGAGGCCTTCGAGAGTGACCTGGCCGCCCACCAGGACCGCGTGGAGCAGATCGCCGCTATTGCTCAGGAGCTCAA TGAGTTGGAATATTATGACTCCCCGAGTGTGAATGCACGCTGTCAGAAGATCTGTGATCAGTGGGACAGTCTCGGAGCTATGACCCAGAAACGCAGTGAGGCCttacag AAGACTGAGAAGCTGCTGGAAACCATTGACCAGCTGTATCTGGAGTTCGCCAAAAGGGCGGCACCCTTCAACAACTGGATGGAGGGAGCCATGGAAGACCTGCAGGACACCTTCATCGTCCACACCATAGAGGAGATCCAG ggccTTAGCACCGCCCATGAGCAGTTCAAAGCCACGCTCCCCGAAGCCGATAAAGAACGGCAGGCCATTCTGGGCATCCATAATGAAATTGCCAAAATCGTGCAGACGTACCATGTCAACATGGCAGGCACCAACCCCTACACCACTATCAACCCGCAGGAGATCAACGCCAAGTGGGACAAG GTTCGGCAGCTGGTGCCTCAGCGAGACCAGGCTTTGATTGAGGAGCATGCCCGCCAACAAAACAACGAACGCCTGCGCAGACAGTTCGCCAGCCAGGCCAACATAATCGGGCCCTGGATCCAGACAAAGATGGAA gagATTGGCCGTATCTCCATAGAGATGCATGGTACTCTGGAGGACCAGCTGACGCACCTGCGTCAGTATGAGAAGAGCATTGTGAACTACAAACCAAAGATTGACCAGCTGGAGGGAGACCACCAGCAAATCCAGGAAGCCCTTATTTTtgacaacaaacacaccaactACACCATGgag CATATCCGTGTGGGCTGGGAGCAGTTGCTCACCACCATTGCCCGCACAATCAACGAGATCGAGAACCAGATCCTGACGCGCGACGCCAAAGGCATCAGCCAGGAGCAGCTGAGTGAGTTCAGGGCTTCCTTCAACCACTTCGACCGG GACCACTCAGGCACTCTGGGCGCTGAGGAATTCAAAGCGTGCCTCATCAGTCTGGGTTTCGATATCGCCAATGAtgctcag GGAGAAGCGGAGTTTGCTCGCATTATGAGTATCGTGGACCCAAACAGACTGGGAGTTGTGACATTCCAGGCCTTCATCGACTTCATGTCTCGTGAGACAGCTGATACAGACACAGCCGACCAGGTCATGGCCTCCTTCAAAGTGCTTGCTGGGGACAAG AATTACATCCTGGCGGAGGAGCTGAGACGTGAACTTCCTCCAGACCAGGCAGAGTACTGCATCGCCCGCATGGCCCCCTACACGGGACCCGACGCCGTGCCCGGAGCCCTCGACTACATGTCCTTCTCCACAGCCCTGTACGGAGAGAGCGACCTCTGA